The Chitinophagales bacterium genome has a segment encoding these proteins:
- a CDS encoding PaaI family thioesterase yields the protein MSNNPRVQLFKSVIGNTIWQDKYPIIKLLNGEVLAVEEGHLTIQFTITKNLLNPNGILHGGIMSTMLDELMGAALFTMNNENPFATINLNVDFLSAARENDIIIGIGEVVKNGKTVANTKAKLLLNNKVIAKGTSNLVRMPNKV from the coding sequence ATGTCTAATAATCCAAGAGTACAATTATTTAAGAGCGTAATAGGCAATACCATTTGGCAAGACAAATATCCAATTATAAAACTATTGAATGGCGAAGTCTTAGCAGTAGAAGAAGGTCATTTAACCATTCAGTTTACCATAACCAAAAATCTACTCAATCCAAATGGCATTTTACATGGTGGCATTATGTCAACAATGTTAGACGAATTAATGGGTGCTGCTTTATTTACGATGAACAACGAAAATCCTTTTGCAACTATCAACTTAAATGTAGATTTTTTATCAGCAGCTAGAGAAAATGATATCATTATAGGTATTGGCGAAGTTGTTAAAAACGGAAAAACAGTTGCCAATACCAAAGCCAAACTACTATTAAACAACAAAGTCATAGCCAAAGGTACCAGTAACTTAGTACGAATGCCCAATAAAGTCTAG
- a CDS encoding mechanosensitive ion channel — protein MRIDKFLDYSLISIKNYDLTVSRLIAISIIIAFFYGLYRLIYWILGQRVKQNKLDFGSKKSIASLIKYFFWILAIIFSLQSLGINITILLAGSTALLVGLGLGLQQVFQDFVSGIVLLFDRSIKVDDIMEVNDIIGKVQSIGLRTSKLITIDGINIIVPNHKLTSDNVINWSHDLKASRFKVSVGVAYETDLEKAKKVLEDCLVEVSGILKNQEKYKNFVRVADFADSSIVFEVHFWTYNIFSIEQIKGELRFLIWRKFKTHNITFPFPQRDIYIKNYDAKNQ, from the coding sequence ATGAGAATAGATAAGTTTTTAGATTATTCTTTGATTTCAATTAAGAATTACGACTTAACAGTTTCAAGATTGATAGCTATTTCCATTATCATTGCTTTTTTTTATGGTTTATATCGATTAATCTATTGGATACTTGGACAAAGAGTTAAACAAAATAAATTAGATTTTGGTTCTAAAAAAAGTATAGCTAGTTTAATTAAGTATTTCTTTTGGATTTTAGCTATCATTTTTTCACTACAATCTCTAGGTATCAACATTACCATTTTACTAGCAGGTTCTACTGCCTTATTAGTAGGTTTGGGTTTAGGTTTACAACAAGTTTTTCAAGATTTCGTTTCTGGCATTGTACTACTTTTCGACAGAAGTATTAAAGTAGACGATATTATGGAAGTGAACGATATTATAGGAAAAGTACAAAGCATTGGACTAAGAACTTCAAAATTAATTACTATTGATGGTATTAACATCATAGTACCTAACCATAAACTAACTTCAGATAATGTAATTAATTGGAGTCACGATTTAAAAGCATCTCGATTTAAAGTTTCGGTTGGTGTTGCTTACGAAACTGATTTAGAAAAAGCTAAAAAAGTACTAGAAGATTGTTTGGTTGAAGTTTCAGGAATTTTAAAAAACCAAGAGAAGTACAAAAACTTTGTAAGAGTTGCCGATTTTGCAGACAGCTCTATTGTGTTTGAAGTACACTTTTGGACTTATAACATTTTTTCTATCGAACAAATTAAAGGCGAATTGCGTTTTTTAATCTGGCGAAAATTCAAAACGCATAATATCACTTTTCCATTTCCACAAAGAGATATTTATATTAAAAACTACGATGCAAAGAATCAATAA
- the rnr gene encoding ribonuclease R: MKRKNKRSVDKQNNKKRDQSKSKSKKNHEVFVVGNELQGTIEIVRSGDAFVVVDGVAKDFFIKQKNTGKAFDGDTVAIMRLNNPKSNRKEAIVTNVIKRNRTQFIGVVDKQNDLIFIVPDNPAIKTHFFVPNFKSKDITVNHEDKVVVEFTEWRAKDKNPTAKIIEIIGNAGNNDVEMKSILIENGFFTSFPKPVHDEVDALNIDINETEIAQRKDFRNITTFTIDPVDAKDFDDAISFRVIDENTVEVGVHIADVEHYVKEGSNLDKEAFKRATSVYLVDRVAPMFPERLSNIICSLRPNEDKLCFAAVFKLQTNGKVLDAWYGKTIIHSNRRFSYEEAQEVIETNTGDFNQEITTLNNIAKIIRSQRFKDGAINFDQPETKFKLDENGKPIGVFVKERKEAHMLIEEYMLLANKYVARFMGFERNENGKVPMVYRVHDKPDMDKLNDFALFAKKLGYKLSLDNPKQIKNALNKLLNEIQGKPEQNLLESLAIRSMAKAIYSTKNIGHFGLGFDFYTHFTSPIRRYPDVMVHRLLYKLLNNKKLPPISEVDYQCKHSSEREKAATEAERASVKYKMAEYMLDRIGEQFNGVISGVKSWGIYVELPAYNCEGLLRTENLTDDYYSYDEKYMRMVNKKGDKSYNLGDAISVILDKVDMERKTIDFILSE; encoded by the coding sequence ATGAAGCGAAAGAATAAACGAAGCGTTGATAAACAAAACAATAAAAAAAGAGACCAATCAAAGTCGAAATCTAAGAAAAATCATGAAGTATTTGTAGTTGGTAATGAACTACAAGGTACCATAGAAATAGTTAGAAGTGGTGATGCTTTTGTAGTAGTAGATGGTGTTGCAAAAGATTTTTTCATCAAACAAAAAAATACAGGCAAAGCTTTTGATGGTGATACAGTTGCCATTATGCGATTGAATAATCCGAAATCAAACAGAAAAGAAGCTATTGTAACTAATGTGATTAAAAGAAACAGAACACAATTTATTGGCGTAGTTGATAAACAAAACGACTTAATTTTTATTGTTCCAGATAATCCAGCGATAAAAACGCACTTTTTTGTACCTAACTTTAAATCGAAAGATATAACTGTCAATCACGAAGACAAAGTTGTTGTTGAGTTTACAGAATGGAGAGCAAAAGACAAAAATCCAACAGCAAAAATTATTGAAATCATTGGCAATGCAGGAAACAACGATGTAGAAATGAAGTCTATTTTAATTGAAAATGGATTTTTTACCAGCTTTCCAAAACCAGTTCACGATGAAGTCGATGCACTTAATATTGATATAAACGAAACCGAAATTGCTCAACGAAAAGATTTTAGAAATATCACTACATTTACCATAGATCCAGTTGATGCCAAAGATTTTGATGATGCTATTTCATTTAGAGTTATTGACGAAAACACAGTAGAAGTTGGTGTACACATTGCAGATGTTGAACACTATGTAAAAGAAGGCAGTAATTTAGATAAAGAAGCATTTAAAAGAGCTACTTCTGTGTATTTGGTAGATAGAGTGGCACCGATGTTTCCAGAACGCTTGTCTAATATTATTTGTTCTTTGCGACCAAATGAAGATAAATTGTGTTTTGCTGCTGTGTTTAAACTACAAACCAATGGCAAAGTTCTAGATGCTTGGTATGGAAAAACTATCATTCATTCTAATAGAAGATTTTCGTACGAAGAAGCTCAAGAAGTTATTGAAACCAATACAGGCGATTTTAATCAAGAGATTACTACACTCAATAACATTGCAAAGATTATTAGAAGTCAACGGTTTAAAGATGGTGCGATTAATTTCGACCAACCAGAAACTAAGTTTAAATTAGATGAAAACGGAAAACCTATTGGCGTTTTTGTAAAAGAACGAAAAGAAGCTCATATGTTGATTGAAGAATATATGTTATTAGCTAATAAATATGTTGCAAGATTTATGGGATTTGAACGCAATGAAAATGGAAAGGTGCCAATGGTATATAGAGTTCATGACAAACCAGACATGGATAAACTCAACGATTTTGCATTGTTTGCTAAAAAATTAGGTTATAAATTAAGTTTAGATAATCCTAAGCAAATTAAAAATGCATTGAATAAATTGCTGAACGAAATTCAAGGAAAACCAGAACAAAATTTGTTGGAATCTCTAGCTATTAGAAGCATGGCAAAAGCAATTTATAGCACAAAAAATATTGGTCATTTTGGTTTAGGATTTGATTTTTATACACACTTTACATCACCAATTCGTCGTTATCCAGATGTAATGGTGCATCGTCTATTATATAAATTATTAAACAATAAAAAATTACCACCTATATCTGAAGTCGATTACCAATGTAAACACAGTAGCGAAAGAGAAAAAGCAGCTACCGAAGCTGAAAGAGCTTCAGTTAAATATAAAATGGCAGAATACATGTTGGATAGAATTGGAGAACAATTTAATGGAGTTATTTCTGGTGTAAAAAGTTGGGGAATTTATGTAGAACTACCAGCATACAATTGCGAAGGTTTACTACGAACTGAAAATCTAACTGACGATTATTATAGCTACGACGAAAAATATATGAGAATGGTGAATAAGAAAGGAGATAAATCGTATAATTTAGGTGATGCCATTTCGGTGATTTTAGATAAAGTAGATATGGAAAGAAAAACCATAGATTTTATTTTATCTGAATGA